The following are encoded in a window of Callithrix jacchus isolate 240 chromosome 9, calJac240_pri, whole genome shotgun sequence genomic DNA:
- the ERBB3 gene encoding receptor tyrosine-protein kinase erbB-3 yields MRANGALQVLGLLFSLTRGSEVGNSQAVCPGTLNGLSVTGDAENQYQTLYKLYEKCEVVMGNLEIVLTGRNADLSFLQWIREVTGYVLVAMNEFSILPLSNLRVVRGTQVYDGKFAIFVMLNYNTNSSHALRQLRLTQLTEILSGGVYIEKNDKLCHLDTIDWRDIVRDRDAEIVVKDNGRSCPPCHEVCKGRCWGPGPEDCQTLTKTICAPQCNGHCFGPNPNQCCHDECAGGCSGPQDTDCFACRHFNDSGACVPRCPQPLVYNKLTFQLEPNPHTKYQYGGVCVASCPHNFVVDQTSCVRACPPDKMEVDKNGLKICEPCGGLCPKACEGTGSGSRFQTVDSSNIDGFVNCTKILGNLDFLITGLNGDPWHKIPALDPEKLNVFQTVQEITGYLNIQSWPPHMHNFSVFSNLTTIGGRSLYNRGFSLLIMKNLNVTSLGFRSLKEISAGRIYISANRQLCYHHSLNWTKLLRGPSEERLDIKHNRPRRECVAEGKVCDPQCSSGGCWGPGPGQCLSCRNYSRGGVCVTHCNFLNGEPREFAHESECFSCHPECQPMEGTATCNGSGSDTCVQCAHFRDGPHCVSSCPHGVLGAKGPIYKYPDVQNECRPCHENCTQGCKGPELQDCRGQTLVLIGKTHLTMALTVIAGLVMIFMFLGGTFLYWRGRRIQNKRAMRRYLERGESIEPLDPSEKANKVLARIFKETELRKLKVLGSGVFGTVHKGVWIPEGESIKIPVCIKVIEDKSGRQSFQAVTDHMLAIGSLDHAHIVRLLGLCPGSSLQLVTQYLPLGSLLDHVRQHREALGPQLLLNWGVQIAKGMYYLEEHGMVHRNLAARNVLLKSPSQVQVADFGVADLLPPDDKQLLYSEAKTPIKWMALESIHFGKYTHQSDVWSYGVTVWELMSFGAEPYAGLRLAEVPDLLEKGERLAQPQICTIDVYMVMVKCWMIDENIRPTFKELANEFTRMARDPPRYLVIKRESGPGIDPGAEHHGLTNKELEEVELEPELDLDPDLEAEEDNLTTTTLGSVLSLPVGTLTRQRGSQSLLNPSSGYMPMNQGNLGEACQESAVSQGSEWCPRPVSLHPMPRGRLVSESSEGHVTGSEVELQEKVSMCRSRSRSRSPRPRGDSAYHSQRHSLLTPVTPLSPPGLEEEDVNGYVMPDTHLKGTPSSREGTLSSVGLSSVLGTEEEDEDEEYEYMNRRRHSPPRPPRPSSLEELGYEYMDVGSDLSASLGSTQSCPLHPVPIMPTAGTTPDEDYEYMNRQRGGGGPGGDYAAMGACPASEQGYEEMRAFQGPGHQAPHVHYARLKTLRSLEATDSAFDNPDYWHSRLFPKANAQRT; encoded by the exons ATGAGGGCGAACGGCGCTCTGCAGGTGCTGGGCTTGCTTTTCAGCCTGACCCGGGGCTCAGAGGTGGGCAACTCTCAGGCAG TGTGTCCTGGGACTCTGAATGGGCTGAGTGTGACTGGCGATGCTGAGAACCAATACCAGACACTGTACAAGCTCTACGAGAAGTGTGAGGTGGTGATGGGGAACCTCGAGATTGTGCTCACAGGACGCAATGCCGACCTCTCCTTCCTGCAG TGGATTCGAGAAGTGACTGGCTATGTCCTCGTGGCCATGAATGAATTCTCTATATTACCATTGTCCAACCTTCGCGTGGTGCGGGGGACCCAGGTCTACGATGGGAAGTTTGCCATCTTCGTCATGTTGAACTACAACACCAATTCCAGCCATGCTCTGCGCCAGCTCCGCTTGACTCAGCTCACTG AGATTCTGTCAGGGGGTGTTTATATTGAGAAGAACGACAAGCTTTGTCACTTGGACACAATTGACTGGAGGGACATCGTGAGGGACCGAGATGCTGAGATAGTAGTGAAGGACAATGGCAGAAGCT GTCCCCCCTGTCATGAGGTTTGCAAGGGGCGATGCTGGGGTCCTGGACCAGAAGACTGCCAGACAT TGACCAAGACCATCTGTGCCCCTCAGTGTAATGGTCACTGCTTTGGGCCCAACCCCAACCAGTGCTGCCATGATGAGTGTGCCGGGGGCTGCTCAGGCCCTCAGGACACAGACTGCTTT GCCTGCCGGCACTTCAATGACAGTGGAGCCTGTGTACCTCGATGTCCACAGCCTCTTGTCTACAACAAACTAACTTTCCAGCTGGAACCCAATCCCCACACAAAGTATCAGTATGGAGGAGTTTGTGTAGCTAGCTGTCCCC ATAACTTTGTGGTGGATCAAACATCCTGTGTCAGAGCCTGTCCTCCTGACAAGATGGAAGTAGATAAAAACGGGCTGAAGATATGTGAGCCTTGTGGGGGACTATGTCCCAAAG CCTGTGAGGGGACAGGCTCTGGGAGCCGCTTCCAGACTGTGGACTCAAGCAACATCGATGGATTTGTGAACTGCACCAAGATCCTGGGCAACCTGGACTTCCTGATCACTGGCCTCAATGG AGACCCCTGGCACAAGATACCTGCCCTGGACCCAGAGAAGCTCAATGTCTTCCAGACAGTACAGGAGATCACAG GTTACCTGAACATCCAGTCCTGGCCTCCCCACATGCACAACTTCAGTGTTTTTTCCAACTTGACAACCATTGGAGGCAGAAGCCTCTACAA CCGGGGCTTCTCATTGTTGATCATGAAGAACTTGAATGTCACATCTCTGGGCTTCCGATCCCTGAAGGAAATCAGTGCTGGGCGTATCTATATAAGTGCCAATCGGCAGCTCTGTTACCACCACTCTTTGAACTGGACCAAACTGCTTCGGGGGCCTTCAGAAGAGCGACTAGACATCAAGCATAATCGGCCCCGCAGAGAATGCG TGGCAGAGGGCAAAGTGTGTGACCCACAGTGCTCCTCTGGGGGATGCTGGGGCCCGGGCCCTGGTCAGTGCTTGTCCTGTCGAAACTACAGCCGAGGAGGTGTCTGTGTAACCCACTGCAACTTTCTGAATGG GGAGCCCCGAGAGTTTGCCCATGAGTCCGAATGCTTCTCTTGCCACCCGGAATGCCAGCCCATGGAGGGAACTGCCACATGCAATGGCTCG GGCTCTGATACTTGTGTTCAATGTGCCCATTTTCGAGATGGGCCCCACTGTGTGAGTAGCTGCCCCCATGGAGTCCTAGGTGCCAAAGGCCCCATCTACAAGTACCCAGATGTTCAGAATGAATGTCGGCCTTGCCATGAGAACTGCACCCAGGG GTGTAAAGGACCAGAGCTTCAAGACTGTCGAGGACAAACACTGGTGCTGATCGG CAAAACCCACCTGACAATGGCTCTGACAGTGATAGCAGGATTGGTAATGATTTTCATGTTCCTGGGTGGCACTTTTCTCTACTGGCGTGGGCGCCGGATTCAGAATAAAAGGGCTATGAGGCGATACTTGGAACGGGGTGAG AGCATAGAGCCTCTGGACCCCAGTGAGAAGGCTAACAAAGTCTTGGCCAGAATCTTCAAAGAGACAGAGCTGAGGAAGCTTAAAGTGCTTGGCTCGGGTGTCTTTGGAACTGTGCACAAA GGAGTGTGGATCCCTGAGGGTGAGTCAATCAAGATTCCAGTCTGCATTAAAGTAATTGAGGACAAGAGTGGACGGCAGAGTTTTCAAGCTGTGACAGAT CATATGCTGGCCATTGGCAGCCTGGACCATGCCCACATCGTACGGCTGCTAGGACTATGCCCAGGGTCATCTCTGCAGCTTGTCACTCAATACTTGCCTCTGGGTTCTCTATTGGATCATGTGAGACAACACCGGGAAGCACTGGGGCCACAGCTGCTGCTCAACTGGGGAGTACAAATTGCCAAG GGTATGTACTACCTTGAGGAACATGGTATGGTGCATAGAAACCTCGCTGCCCGAAATGTGCTACTCAAGTCACCCAGTCAGGTTCAGGTGGCAGATTTTGGTGTGGCTGACCTGCTGCCTCCTGATGATAAGCAGCTACTATACAGTGAGGCCAAG ACTCCAATTAAGTGGATGGCCCTTGAAAGTATCCACTTTGGGAAATACACACACCAGAGTGACGTCTGGAGCTATG GTGTGACAGTTTGGGAGTTGATGAGCTTCGGGGCAGAGCCCTATGCAGGGCTGCGATTGGCTGAAGTACCAGACCTGCTAGAGAAGGGGGAGCGGTTGGCACAGCCCCAGATCTGCACAATCGATGTCTACATGGTGATGGTCAAGT GTTGGATGATTGATGAGAACATTCGCCCAACCTTTAAAGAATTAGCCAATGAGTTCACCAGGATGGCCCGAGACCCACCACGGTATCTGGTCATAAAG AGAGAGAGTGGGCCTGGAATAGACCCTGGGGCAGAGCACCATGGTCTGACAAACAAAGAGCTGGAGGAAGTAGAGCTGGAGCCAGAACTAGACCTAGATCCAGACTTGGAAGCAGAGGAGGACAACCTGACAACCACCACACTGGGCTCCGTCCTCAGCCTACCAGTTGGAACACTTACTCGGCAACGTGGG AGCCAGAGCCTTTTAAATCCATCATCTGGATACATGCCCATGAACCAGGGTAACCTTGGGGAGGCTTGCCAG gaGTCTGCAGTTTCTCAGGGCAGTGAATGGTGCCCCCGTCCAGTCTCTCTGCACCCAATGCCACGGGGACGCCTGGTATCAGAGTCATCAGAGGGCCATGTAACAGGCTCTGAGGTTGAGCTCCAGGAGAAAGTGTCAATGTGTAGGAGCCGGAGCAGGAGCCGGAGCCCACGGCCACGTGGAGACAGTGCCTACCATTCCCAGCGCCACAGTCTGCTTACTCCTGTCACCCCTCTCTCCCCACCAGGATTAGAGGAAGAGGATGTCAATGGTTATGTCATGCCAGATACACACCTCAAAG GTACTCCCTCCTCCCGGGAAGGCACCCTTTCTTCAGTGGGTCTCAGTTCTGTCCTGGGTActgaagaagaagatgaagatgaggagTATGAATACATGAACCGGAGAAGGCACAGCCCACC